Proteins from one Ipomoea triloba cultivar NCNSP0323 chromosome 1, ASM357664v1 genomic window:
- the LOC116029622 gene encoding beta-glucosidase 47-like: protein MGTSSVSFALVFWFFVAQISCSLAEPIIHSESSFPSNFVFGTSSSSYQFEGAFQSEGKGLSNWDVFTREAGHIVDGSNGDIAVDQYHRYQEDIDLMTNLGVDSYRFSISWSRILPKGKLGDVNNAGIRHYNRLIDALIQKGIQPFVALSHYDIPQELEDRYGGWLSPKIQEDFSYYADICFRYFGDRVKHWVTFNEPNIVAIRGYRSGIYPPLRCSGSFGSCEAGDSETEPFVAAHNMILSHANATSIYKTKYQGTQGGSIGIIMYTAWFEPFSNSSEDKSAAERAQSFLTNWFLDPIIFGKYPAEMRQILGSGLPTFSKDDLRMMKNGVDFIGINHYTSFYAKDCIFSACEQGPGVTKTEGRYLRTPSKDGVLIGEPTAIDWLFVYPQGMEEIVTYIKERYNNTPMFITENGIADLDNNPNSSTIVASSLNDFKRVEYMKGYLTSLAEAIRKGADVRGYFAWSLLDNFEWISGYTQRFGLFYVDYPTLRRIPKLSASWYKRFNSKQGPEPKNSS from the exons AtgggaacttcatcagtttcctTTGCACTGGTTTTCTGGTTTTTTGTTGCCCAGATTTCATGTAGTTTGGCAGAGCCCATAATCCACTCAGAGAGTTCATTCCCAAGCAATTTCGTTTTTggaacttcttcttcttcataccAG TTTGAAGGAGCTTTCCAGAGTGAAGGGAAAGGCCTAAGTAACTGGGATGTTTTTACTAGAGAAGCTG GGCATATAGTGGATGGAAGCAATGGAGATATCGCGGTTGATCAGTATCATCGTTATCAG GAGGATATTGATCTCATGACAAACTTGGGTGTCGATAGTTACAGGTTTTCGATATCATGGTCAAGAATTCTTCCTA AGGGGAAACTTGGGGATGTAAATAACGCTGGAATCAGGCACTACAACAGGCTGATTGATGCCCTAATTCAGAAAG GGATACAACCATTTGTGGCATTAAGTCACTATGACATCCCTCAAGAACTGGAAGACAGATATGGAGGGTGGCTAAGTCCCAAAATCCA GGAGGATTTCAGCTATTATGCAGACATATGCTTCAGATACTTTGGGGACAGGGTTAAGCACTGGGTAACATTCAATGAGCCTAATATCGTCGCCATTCGGGGATATAGGTCGGGGATTTACCCTCCATTGCGCTGTTCGGGCTCGTTTGGGAGCTGTGAAGCAGGCGATTCGGAGACAGAGCCTTTCGTGGCTGCCCACAACATGATCCTCTCCCATGCTAATGCAACCAGCATCTACAAGACCAAGTATCAG GGAACACAAGGAGGTAGCATTGGGATAATTATGTACACAGCATGGTTTGAGCCTTTCAGCAATTCCTCAGAAGACAAATCTGCAGCTGAGAGAGCTCAATCCTTCTTAACAAACTG GTTCTTGGATCCTATTATATTTGGCAAGTACCCTGCAGAAATGAGACAAATTCTTGGATCTGGATTGCCAACATTCTCAAAGGATGATCTGAGAATGATGAAAAATGGAGTGGACTTCATTGGGATCAACCACTACACCAGTTTCTATGCTAAAGATTGCATATTCTCTGCATGTGAACAAGGCCCAGGAGTCACCAAAACTGAGGGCAGGTATCTCAGGACTCCAAGCAAAGATGGTGTCCTAATAGGTGAACCT ACCGCGATCGACTGGCTATTTGTGTACCCTCAAGGAATGGAAGAGATTGTGACATACATAAAGGAAAGATACAACAACACACCAATGTTTATCACAGAAAATG GCATTGCAGATTTGGATAATAATCCCAACTCATCTACAATAGTGGCTTCTTCACTCAATGATTTCAAAAGAGTGGAGTACATGAAGGGCTACTTGACTTCCCTGGCAGAAGCAATAAG GAAAGGTGCAGATGTAAGAGGGTACTTTGCTTGGTCATTGCTGGACAACTTTGAGTGGATATCTGGATACACCCAAAGATTTGGACTCTTCTATGTTGATTACCCGACTCTTCGAAGGATTCCTAAGCTGTCTGCCTCCTGGTACAAACGATTCAACTCCAAACAGGGCCCGGAGCCAAAAAATTCAAGTTAG